A genomic window from Ananas comosus cultivar F153 linkage group 22, ASM154086v1, whole genome shotgun sequence includes:
- the LOC109727340 gene encoding uncharacterized protein LOC109727340 isoform X3: MLLLLLLRLLQGRMVSLKNVCQVSQADLPGWPLLSPIKVQLQKCEKCSREFCSSINYRRHVRVHRRSLNVDKDFPKNREYIGAFWDKLSLDEAKDILSLADVAIEEVSGSSIIRALSSWLFKPGFASMPLTYAKAGTSLLDMVHAKPSRFPLSSQELFNILDDASEKTFLCAGTSVPVQKFLFNGEAGRTALEMKNLVACTSFLLEQKLVKAWLADKAAEALRCQKLLVEEEEAAQKRQAELLEKKRMKKLRQKENKLKDSTHPDNNFCSSGSTQAICVMPSPSSPPDSDSNTPEVLLSPNPIRQSDPDIDSTPKSCSSADYLDQSMGHEMQMGCEHQEQIPSRNHPKSTRIVRNDLVKNTNYKDPKAISQAIGHKVWMQKTKPKKEEEGSFGQVAIENIDHPILHENAKVLIGSISVTLGDNNGRCNYQEKLGKSDSGFNANGHSVTLQRPVDHHENGDSAAVKEDKNSEDHSSPDIANPIAINKSLLSSGEMREKDIDCYKFSHGEPMSDNSPGPEIFSSKDAEAFLSQRWKAAIAADHVKLVLPPEAEASDCPDNTACGCINTPLSSDLRGRTILGSAENRMDGIASLESVLIISKPKFRHKVEKNCKLKYVPKQTSNV, encoded by the exons ATGCTGTTGTTGCTTTTGCTCAGGCTGCTGCAAGGGCGAATGGTGAGCCTGAAAAATGTATGTCAAGTGTCACAAGCAG ATCTTCCTGGATGGCCGTTATTGTCTCCAATAAAGGTGCAATTGCAGAAATGTGAAAAATGTTCCCGAGAATTTTGTtcttcgataaactataggcgCCATGTCCGCGTACACCGCCGGTCTCTTAATGTAGATAAG GACTTTCCAAAGAACAGAGAATACATTGGTGCTTTCTGGGATAAG TTATCATTGGATGAGGCAAAAGATATTTTATCACTCGCAGACGTGGCTATAGAG GAGGTTAGTGGTTCTTCAATTATAAGAGCGTTATCTTCATGGTTGTTCAAGCCAGGGTTTGCATCAATGCCGCTGACGTATGCCAAGGCTGGCACTTCTCTTTTG GATATGGTCCATGCCAAGCCATCCAGGTTTCCATTATCATCACAGGAACTGTTTAACATTCTTGATGATGCAAGTGAGAAGACCTTCTTGTGTGCTGGTACTTCTGTTCCTGTGCAAAAGTTCTTGTTCAATGGAGAAGCTGGAAGAACTgctttggagatgaaaaatctTGTCGCATGCACTAGTTTCCTTCTTGAACAAAAGCTG GTCAAAGCATGGCTTGCTGACAAGGCCGCAGAAGCTTTGCGATGCCAGAAGCTGCTTGTAGAGGAAGAGGAAGCTGCTCAAAAAAG GCAAGCGGagcttttggagaaaaaaagGATGAAAAAGTTGAGGCAGAAAGAGAATAAACTGAAGGACTCGACTCATCCAGATAATAACTTTTGTTCGTCCGGGTCTACACAAGCCATATGTGTAATGCCAAGTCCTAGCTCTCCACCCGATTCTGACTCAAATACACCAGAAGTACTACTCTCTCCGAACCCAATTAGGCAATCTGACCCTGATATTGATTCTACTCCGAAATCGTGCTCGTCTGCTGATTATCTTGATCAAAGTATGGGTCACGAAATGCAAATGGGTTGTGAGCATCAAGAACAAATTCCTTCACGGAACCATCCCAAATCAACAAGAATTGTTCGTAATGACTTGGTGAAGAATACAAACTACAAGGATCCCAAGGCCATTTCCCAGGCTATTGGGCATAAAGTTTGGATGCAGAAAACAAAGCCCAAGAAGGAAGAAGAGGGTTCCTTTGGTcaagtagccattgaaaatatAGACCACCCTATTCTTCATGAAAACGCCAAAGTTTTAATAGGATCAATCAGTGTCACACTCGGGGATAATAATGGCCGCTGTAATTATCAAGAGAAGCTTGGCAAATCTGATTCAGGTTTCAATGCCAACGGGCACTCTGTGACGCTTCAGAGACCAGTGGACCACCATGAGAATGGTGATTCTGCCGCAGTTAAAGAAGATAAGAACAGTGAGGATCATTCCTCTCCTGATATTGCAAACCCAATAGCCATTAATAAAAGCTTGCTTTCTTCTGGTGAAATGAGGGAGAAAGACATTGACTGCTACAAATTTTCACATGGAGAGCCGATGAGTGATAATTCACCAGGCCCGGAGATATTCTCGAGCAAAGATGCAGAGGCTTTTCTCTCACAGA GATGGAAGGCCGCAATTGCGGCTGATCACGTGAAGCTTGTCCTTCCTCCTGAAGCCGAAGCATCGGACTGTCCCGATAACACGGCATGCGGGTGCATCAACACACCACTCTCTTCGGATTTAAGGGGAAGGACAATACTCGGCAGCGCAGAGAATCGGATGGACGGCATAGCCTCACTTGAATCAGTTCTGATTATTTCCAAGCCCAAGTTCCGGCACAAGGTTGAAAAGAATTGCAAGCTCAAGTATGTCCCCAAGCAAACTAGCAACGTTTAG
- the LOC109727307 gene encoding signal peptide peptidase-like 4 has product MARGIELRGSSCSAVALLGVALLLALPISVLGGDIVHEDDQAPKIPGCSNNFVLVKVQTWVNGTEDSEFVGVGARFGPTIVSKEKHANRTRLSLADPSASCAPPENKVAGDVLLVHRGKCKFTAKARVAEAAGASAILIINSRRELYKMVCDHNETDLDIKIPTVLLPKDAGVSLEKILNRGDSVAVQLYSPARPVVDTAEVFLWLMAVGTILCASYWSAWSDREATIEQEKLLKDGQDDALNLAAAGTTGIVDINTTSAVLFVVIASFFLILLYKLMSFWFVELLVVLFCIGGVEGLQTCLVALLSRWFRRASESFVKVPFFGAVSYLTLAVFPFCITFAVIWAVYRRVSFAWIGQDILGIALIITVLQIVRVPNLKVGTVLLSCAFLYDIFWVFVSKSWFHESVMIVVARGDKTGEDGVPMLLKIPRMFDPWGGYSIIGFGDILLPGLLIAFALRYDWAAKKNLRAGYFLWSMVAYGSGLLITYVALNLMDGHGQPALLYIVPFTLGTFLALGRKRGELGNLWTKGEPDRVCTHHIQSPQ; this is encoded by the exons ATGGCGAGGGGGATCGAGCTCCGGGGATCTTCGTGTAGCGCCGTGGCTCTTCTGGGAGTAGCTCTTCTTCTCGCGCTTCCGATCTCGGTCTTGGGGGGGGACATCGTCCACGAGGACGATCAGGCACCCAAGATCCCCGGATGCTCCAACAACTTTGTCCTA GTAAAAGTGCAAACGTGGGTTAACGGCACTGAGGACAGTGAGTTTGTAGGTGTCGGTGCTCGGTTCGGTCCTACAATAGTCTCGAAAGAGAAGCACGCTAACCGGACTCGGCTTTCTCTAGCCGACCCTTCTGCTTCCTGTGCTCCGCCTGAGAATAAG GTTGCTGGTGATGTGCTGTTAGTGCACAGAGGAAAATGCAAGTTCACTGCAAAGGCAAGGGTTGCAGAAGCTGCTGGTGCTTCTGCTATTCTTATTATAAACAGTAGAAGGG AGCTGTACAAGATGGTCTGTGATCACAATGAGACAgatttagatataaaaatacCTACTGTTTTGCTGCCAAAAGATGCCGGTGTCAGCCTAGAGAAAATTCTTAATCGTGGTGACTCAG TTGCTGTGCAGTTATATTCCCCAGCTCGTCCGGTGGTTGATACAGCGGAGGTGTTTCTGTGGCTTATGGCGGTTGGTACCATCCTCTGTGCATCATATTGGTCAGCGTGGAGCGATAGAGAAGCAACCATTGAACAGGAGAAGTTATTGAAG GATGGCCAGGATGATGCATTGAACTTGGCAGCTGCAGGCACCACTGGTATTGTTGACATCAACACAACATCAGCAGTATTGTTTGTTGTGATTGCATCATTCTTCCTGATCCTACTCTACAAACTTATGTCATTTTGGTTTGTGGAGCTTTTGGTGGTTCTGTTTTGTATTGGAGGAGTAGAG GGCCTGCAAACATGTCTGGTGGCTTTGTTATCACG ATGGTTTAGGCGTGCTTCGGAATCTTTTGTCAAAGTACCCTTCTTTGGGGCTGTTTCATACCTCACTTTGGCTGTATTCCCTTTCTGCATCACATTTGCTGTCATATGGGCTGTTTATCGGCGCGTATCTTTCGCCTGGATTGGCCAAGATATTCTG GGTATTGCATTAATAATAACAGTCCTACAAATCGTCCGGGTACCTAATCTCAAG GTGGGTACTGTGCTTCTCAGCTGTGCCTTCTTGTATGACATCTTTTGGGTTTTCGTTTCAAAGAGTTGGTTTCATGAAAGCGTGATGATTGTC GTTGCACGTGGTGACAAGACTGGGGAAGATGGTGTGCCAATGTTACTTAAAATTCCACGAATGTTTGATCCATGGGGCGGATACAGCATCATAGGTTTTGGTGACATCCTTCTACCCGGTCTGCTAATTGCCTTCGCATTAAG GTATGATTGGGCTGCTAAGAAAAACTTGCGAGCTGGCTATTTCTTGTGGTCAATGGTGGCTTATGGTTCCG GTCTTCTTATTACTTACGTGGCTTTGAATCTTATGGACGGGCATGGTCAACCGGCTCTTCTTTACATTGTACCTTTCACATTAG
- the LOC109727340 gene encoding uncharacterized protein LOC109727340 isoform X4, translating to MVSLKNVCQVSQADLPGWPLLSPIKVQLQKCEKCSREFCSSINYRRHVRVHRRSLNVDKDFPKNREYIGAFWDKLSLDEAKDILSLADVAIEEVSGSSIIRALSSWLFKPGFASMPLTYAKAGTSLLDMVHAKPSRFPLSSQELFNILDDASEKTFLCAGTSVPVQKFLFNGEAGRTALEMKNLVACTSFLLEQKLVKAWLADKAAEALRCQKLLVEEEEAAQKRQAELLEKKRMKKLRQKENKLKDSTHPDNNFCSSGSTQAICVMPSPSSPPDSDSNTPEVLLSPNPIRQSDPDIDSTPKSCSSADYLDQSMGHEMQMGCEHQEQIPSRNHPKSTRIVRNDLVKNTNYKDPKAISQAIGHKVWMQKTKPKKEEEGSFGQVAIENIDHPILHENAKVLIGSISVTLGDNNGRCNYQEKLGKSDSGFNANGHSVTLQRPVDHHENGDSAAVKEDKNSEDHSSPDIANPIAINKSLLSSGEMREKDIDCYKFSHGEPMSDNSPGPEIFSSKDAEAFLSQRWKAAIAADHVKLVLPPEAEASDCPDNTACGCINTPLSSDLRGRTILGSAENRMDGIASLESVLIISKPKFRHKVEKNCKLKYVPKQTSNV from the exons ATGGTGAGCCTGAAAAATGTATGTCAAGTGTCACAAGCAG ATCTTCCTGGATGGCCGTTATTGTCTCCAATAAAGGTGCAATTGCAGAAATGTGAAAAATGTTCCCGAGAATTTTGTtcttcgataaactataggcgCCATGTCCGCGTACACCGCCGGTCTCTTAATGTAGATAAG GACTTTCCAAAGAACAGAGAATACATTGGTGCTTTCTGGGATAAG TTATCATTGGATGAGGCAAAAGATATTTTATCACTCGCAGACGTGGCTATAGAG GAGGTTAGTGGTTCTTCAATTATAAGAGCGTTATCTTCATGGTTGTTCAAGCCAGGGTTTGCATCAATGCCGCTGACGTATGCCAAGGCTGGCACTTCTCTTTTG GATATGGTCCATGCCAAGCCATCCAGGTTTCCATTATCATCACAGGAACTGTTTAACATTCTTGATGATGCAAGTGAGAAGACCTTCTTGTGTGCTGGTACTTCTGTTCCTGTGCAAAAGTTCTTGTTCAATGGAGAAGCTGGAAGAACTgctttggagatgaaaaatctTGTCGCATGCACTAGTTTCCTTCTTGAACAAAAGCTG GTCAAAGCATGGCTTGCTGACAAGGCCGCAGAAGCTTTGCGATGCCAGAAGCTGCTTGTAGAGGAAGAGGAAGCTGCTCAAAAAAG GCAAGCGGagcttttggagaaaaaaagGATGAAAAAGTTGAGGCAGAAAGAGAATAAACTGAAGGACTCGACTCATCCAGATAATAACTTTTGTTCGTCCGGGTCTACACAAGCCATATGTGTAATGCCAAGTCCTAGCTCTCCACCCGATTCTGACTCAAATACACCAGAAGTACTACTCTCTCCGAACCCAATTAGGCAATCTGACCCTGATATTGATTCTACTCCGAAATCGTGCTCGTCTGCTGATTATCTTGATCAAAGTATGGGTCACGAAATGCAAATGGGTTGTGAGCATCAAGAACAAATTCCTTCACGGAACCATCCCAAATCAACAAGAATTGTTCGTAATGACTTGGTGAAGAATACAAACTACAAGGATCCCAAGGCCATTTCCCAGGCTATTGGGCATAAAGTTTGGATGCAGAAAACAAAGCCCAAGAAGGAAGAAGAGGGTTCCTTTGGTcaagtagccattgaaaatatAGACCACCCTATTCTTCATGAAAACGCCAAAGTTTTAATAGGATCAATCAGTGTCACACTCGGGGATAATAATGGCCGCTGTAATTATCAAGAGAAGCTTGGCAAATCTGATTCAGGTTTCAATGCCAACGGGCACTCTGTGACGCTTCAGAGACCAGTGGACCACCATGAGAATGGTGATTCTGCCGCAGTTAAAGAAGATAAGAACAGTGAGGATCATTCCTCTCCTGATATTGCAAACCCAATAGCCATTAATAAAAGCTTGCTTTCTTCTGGTGAAATGAGGGAGAAAGACATTGACTGCTACAAATTTTCACATGGAGAGCCGATGAGTGATAATTCACCAGGCCCGGAGATATTCTCGAGCAAAGATGCAGAGGCTTTTCTCTCACAGA GATGGAAGGCCGCAATTGCGGCTGATCACGTGAAGCTTGTCCTTCCTCCTGAAGCCGAAGCATCGGACTGTCCCGATAACACGGCATGCGGGTGCATCAACACACCACTCTCTTCGGATTTAAGGGGAAGGACAATACTCGGCAGCGCAGAGAATCGGATGGACGGCATAGCCTCACTTGAATCAGTTCTGATTATTTCCAAGCCCAAGTTCCGGCACAAGGTTGAAAAGAATTGCAAGCTCAAGTATGTCCCCAAGCAAACTAGCAACGTTTAG
- the LOC109727340 gene encoding uncharacterized protein LOC109727340 isoform X2, with amino-acid sequence MSVAKVSVGSTPDSVVLERNSMKPEREEQDSLENFTRLLQGRMVSLKNVCQVSQADLPGWPLLSPIKVQLQKCEKCSREFCSSINYRRHVRVHRRSLNVDKDFPKNREYIGAFWDKLSLDEAKDILSLADVAIEEVSGSSIIRALSSWLFKPGFASMPLTYAKAGTSLLDMVHAKPSRFPLSSQELFNILDDASEKTFLCAGTSVPVQKFLFNGEAGRTALEMKNLVACTSFLLEQKLVKAWLADKAAEALRCQKLLVEEEEAAQKRQAELLEKKRMKKLRQKENKLKDSTHPDNNFCSSGSTQAICVMPSPSSPPDSDSNTPEVLLSPNPIRQSDPDIDSTPKSCSSADYLDQSMGHEMQMGCEHQEQIPSRNHPKSTRIVRNDLVKNTNYKDPKAISQAIGHKVWMQKTKPKKEEEGSFGQVAIENIDHPILHENAKVLIGSISVTLGDNNGRCNYQEKLGKSDSGFNANGHSVTLQRPVDHHENGDSAAVKEDKNSEDHSSPDIANPIAINKSLLSSGEMREKDIDCYKFSHGEPMSDNSPGPEIFSSKDAEAFLSQRWKAAIAADHVKLVLPPEAEASDCPDNTACGCINTPLSSDLRGRTILGSAENRMDGIASLESVLIISKPKFRHKVEKNCKLKYVPKQTSNV; translated from the exons ATGTCAGTTGCCAAAGTTAGCGTAGGTAGCACCCCGGATTCAGTGGTGCTTGAGAGGAATAGCATGAAGCCAGAGAGGGAAGAGCAAGACTCCCTTGAAAATTTTACCAG GCTGCTGCAAGGGCGAATGGTGAGCCTGAAAAATGTATGTCAAGTGTCACAAGCAG ATCTTCCTGGATGGCCGTTATTGTCTCCAATAAAGGTGCAATTGCAGAAATGTGAAAAATGTTCCCGAGAATTTTGTtcttcgataaactataggcgCCATGTCCGCGTACACCGCCGGTCTCTTAATGTAGATAAG GACTTTCCAAAGAACAGAGAATACATTGGTGCTTTCTGGGATAAG TTATCATTGGATGAGGCAAAAGATATTTTATCACTCGCAGACGTGGCTATAGAG GAGGTTAGTGGTTCTTCAATTATAAGAGCGTTATCTTCATGGTTGTTCAAGCCAGGGTTTGCATCAATGCCGCTGACGTATGCCAAGGCTGGCACTTCTCTTTTG GATATGGTCCATGCCAAGCCATCCAGGTTTCCATTATCATCACAGGAACTGTTTAACATTCTTGATGATGCAAGTGAGAAGACCTTCTTGTGTGCTGGTACTTCTGTTCCTGTGCAAAAGTTCTTGTTCAATGGAGAAGCTGGAAGAACTgctttggagatgaaaaatctTGTCGCATGCACTAGTTTCCTTCTTGAACAAAAGCTG GTCAAAGCATGGCTTGCTGACAAGGCCGCAGAAGCTTTGCGATGCCAGAAGCTGCTTGTAGAGGAAGAGGAAGCTGCTCAAAAAAG GCAAGCGGagcttttggagaaaaaaagGATGAAAAAGTTGAGGCAGAAAGAGAATAAACTGAAGGACTCGACTCATCCAGATAATAACTTTTGTTCGTCCGGGTCTACACAAGCCATATGTGTAATGCCAAGTCCTAGCTCTCCACCCGATTCTGACTCAAATACACCAGAAGTACTACTCTCTCCGAACCCAATTAGGCAATCTGACCCTGATATTGATTCTACTCCGAAATCGTGCTCGTCTGCTGATTATCTTGATCAAAGTATGGGTCACGAAATGCAAATGGGTTGTGAGCATCAAGAACAAATTCCTTCACGGAACCATCCCAAATCAACAAGAATTGTTCGTAATGACTTGGTGAAGAATACAAACTACAAGGATCCCAAGGCCATTTCCCAGGCTATTGGGCATAAAGTTTGGATGCAGAAAACAAAGCCCAAGAAGGAAGAAGAGGGTTCCTTTGGTcaagtagccattgaaaatatAGACCACCCTATTCTTCATGAAAACGCCAAAGTTTTAATAGGATCAATCAGTGTCACACTCGGGGATAATAATGGCCGCTGTAATTATCAAGAGAAGCTTGGCAAATCTGATTCAGGTTTCAATGCCAACGGGCACTCTGTGACGCTTCAGAGACCAGTGGACCACCATGAGAATGGTGATTCTGCCGCAGTTAAAGAAGATAAGAACAGTGAGGATCATTCCTCTCCTGATATTGCAAACCCAATAGCCATTAATAAAAGCTTGCTTTCTTCTGGTGAAATGAGGGAGAAAGACATTGACTGCTACAAATTTTCACATGGAGAGCCGATGAGTGATAATTCACCAGGCCCGGAGATATTCTCGAGCAAAGATGCAGAGGCTTTTCTCTCACAGA GATGGAAGGCCGCAATTGCGGCTGATCACGTGAAGCTTGTCCTTCCTCCTGAAGCCGAAGCATCGGACTGTCCCGATAACACGGCATGCGGGTGCATCAACACACCACTCTCTTCGGATTTAAGGGGAAGGACAATACTCGGCAGCGCAGAGAATCGGATGGACGGCATAGCCTCACTTGAATCAGTTCTGATTATTTCCAAGCCCAAGTTCCGGCACAAGGTTGAAAAGAATTGCAAGCTCAAGTATGTCCCCAAGCAAACTAGCAACGTTTAG
- the LOC109727340 gene encoding uncharacterized protein LOC109727340 isoform X1 codes for MSVAKVSVGSTPDSVVLERNSMKPEREEQDSLENFTRQGIEKQPLFSFSRAGDSSSQWLNLLQGIDQPGSSRVSESPKLENCIEVRQDRYLEDVDNRSSEMSMRPKSTSDQMQALRISDAVVAFAQAAARANGEPEKYLPGWPLLSPIKVQLQKCEKCSREFCSSINYRRHVRVHRRSLNVDKDFPKNREYIGAFWDKLSLDEAKDILSLADVAIEEVSGSSIIRALSSWLFKPGFASMPLTYAKAGTSLLDMVHAKPSRFPLSSQELFNILDDASEKTFLCAGTSVPVQKFLFNGEAGRTALEMKNLVACTSFLLEQKLVKAWLADKAAEALRCQKLLVEEEEAAQKRQAELLEKKRMKKLRQKENKLKDSTHPDNNFCSSGSTQAICVMPSPSSPPDSDSNTPEVLLSPNPIRQSDPDIDSTPKSCSSADYLDQSMGHEMQMGCEHQEQIPSRNHPKSTRIVRNDLVKNTNYKDPKAISQAIGHKVWMQKTKPKKEEEGSFGQVAIENIDHPILHENAKVLIGSISVTLGDNNGRCNYQEKLGKSDSGFNANGHSVTLQRPVDHHENGDSAAVKEDKNSEDHSSPDIANPIAINKSLLSSGEMREKDIDCYKFSHGEPMSDNSPGPEIFSSKDAEAFLSQRWKAAIAADHVKLVLPPEAEASDCPDNTACGCINTPLSSDLRGRTILGSAENRMDGIASLESVLIISKPKFRHKVEKNCKLKYVPKQTSNV; via the exons ATGTCAGTTGCCAAAGTTAGCGTAGGTAGCACCCCGGATTCAGTGGTGCTTGAGAGGAATAGCATGAAGCCAGAGAGGGAAGAGCAAGACTCCCTTGAAAATTTTACCAGGCAAGGAATAGAAAAACAGCCATTGTTTTCATTTTCCAGAGCTGGTGATAGTTCTAGCCAGTGGTTAAATTTGCTCCAAGGAATAGATCAGCCGGGGAGCAGCAGGGTTTCAGAAAGTCCAAAGTTAGAGAATTGCATAGAAGTAAGGCAGGATAGATATCTTGAAGATGTTGATAATAGGAGCTCTGAGATGAGCATGAGGCCGAAGAGCACATCTGATCAAATGCAAGCTCTGAGAATTTCTGATGCTGTTGTTGCTTTTGCTCAGGCTGCTGCAAGGGCGAATGGTGAGCCTGAAAAAT ATCTTCCTGGATGGCCGTTATTGTCTCCAATAAAGGTGCAATTGCAGAAATGTGAAAAATGTTCCCGAGAATTTTGTtcttcgataaactataggcgCCATGTCCGCGTACACCGCCGGTCTCTTAATGTAGATAAG GACTTTCCAAAGAACAGAGAATACATTGGTGCTTTCTGGGATAAG TTATCATTGGATGAGGCAAAAGATATTTTATCACTCGCAGACGTGGCTATAGAG GAGGTTAGTGGTTCTTCAATTATAAGAGCGTTATCTTCATGGTTGTTCAAGCCAGGGTTTGCATCAATGCCGCTGACGTATGCCAAGGCTGGCACTTCTCTTTTG GATATGGTCCATGCCAAGCCATCCAGGTTTCCATTATCATCACAGGAACTGTTTAACATTCTTGATGATGCAAGTGAGAAGACCTTCTTGTGTGCTGGTACTTCTGTTCCTGTGCAAAAGTTCTTGTTCAATGGAGAAGCTGGAAGAACTgctttggagatgaaaaatctTGTCGCATGCACTAGTTTCCTTCTTGAACAAAAGCTG GTCAAAGCATGGCTTGCTGACAAGGCCGCAGAAGCTTTGCGATGCCAGAAGCTGCTTGTAGAGGAAGAGGAAGCTGCTCAAAAAAG GCAAGCGGagcttttggagaaaaaaagGATGAAAAAGTTGAGGCAGAAAGAGAATAAACTGAAGGACTCGACTCATCCAGATAATAACTTTTGTTCGTCCGGGTCTACACAAGCCATATGTGTAATGCCAAGTCCTAGCTCTCCACCCGATTCTGACTCAAATACACCAGAAGTACTACTCTCTCCGAACCCAATTAGGCAATCTGACCCTGATATTGATTCTACTCCGAAATCGTGCTCGTCTGCTGATTATCTTGATCAAAGTATGGGTCACGAAATGCAAATGGGTTGTGAGCATCAAGAACAAATTCCTTCACGGAACCATCCCAAATCAACAAGAATTGTTCGTAATGACTTGGTGAAGAATACAAACTACAAGGATCCCAAGGCCATTTCCCAGGCTATTGGGCATAAAGTTTGGATGCAGAAAACAAAGCCCAAGAAGGAAGAAGAGGGTTCCTTTGGTcaagtagccattgaaaatatAGACCACCCTATTCTTCATGAAAACGCCAAAGTTTTAATAGGATCAATCAGTGTCACACTCGGGGATAATAATGGCCGCTGTAATTATCAAGAGAAGCTTGGCAAATCTGATTCAGGTTTCAATGCCAACGGGCACTCTGTGACGCTTCAGAGACCAGTGGACCACCATGAGAATGGTGATTCTGCCGCAGTTAAAGAAGATAAGAACAGTGAGGATCATTCCTCTCCTGATATTGCAAACCCAATAGCCATTAATAAAAGCTTGCTTTCTTCTGGTGAAATGAGGGAGAAAGACATTGACTGCTACAAATTTTCACATGGAGAGCCGATGAGTGATAATTCACCAGGCCCGGAGATATTCTCGAGCAAAGATGCAGAGGCTTTTCTCTCACAGA GATGGAAGGCCGCAATTGCGGCTGATCACGTGAAGCTTGTCCTTCCTCCTGAAGCCGAAGCATCGGACTGTCCCGATAACACGGCATGCGGGTGCATCAACACACCACTCTCTTCGGATTTAAGGGGAAGGACAATACTCGGCAGCGCAGAGAATCGGATGGACGGCATAGCCTCACTTGAATCAGTTCTGATTATTTCCAAGCCCAAGTTCCGGCACAAGGTTGAAAAGAATTGCAAGCTCAAGTATGTCCCCAAGCAAACTAGCAACGTTTAG